One part of the Triplophysa dalaica isolate WHDGS20190420 chromosome 25, ASM1584641v1, whole genome shotgun sequence genome encodes these proteins:
- the LOC130416037 gene encoding IgGFc-binding protein-like gives MLCHSITSYVSDCQNFGVVIQNWRTQQFCPLSCPANSHYETCAQICGKPCPGLTDIITCETDTCAEACACDSGFYFSGTNCVNANQCGCYENGIYQNIGETIISDDCNEIRTCLATGEVKHEAMACKSNEVCQDRNGIHGCYPSQCVLGVGGVFTFYSGGIGQITAAGAYEIVRVCNGILQFEWFRVVADVQICATGGTPITAAVYVFFDDLVITINSKQEIWFNGMKINKHHYTLRDGVLVKIEKDVVIIQKFGITVSYSIKQELSVSVGKYLSNRICGACGELTAIPKGATFQAQLDTYRAPDFPRCY, from the exons ATGCTCTGCCACAGCATTACTTCATACGTGTCTGACTGCCAGAATTTTGGAGTTGTAATCCAAAACTGGAGAACACAACAATTCTGTC CCCTGTCATGTCCTGCCAACAGCCACTATGAAACCTGTGCTCAGATTTGTGGAAAACCCTGTCCTGGTCTTACCGACATCATCACCTGCGAAACAGACACCTGCGCAGAAGCATGCGCTTGCGACTCTGGTTTCTATTTTAGCGGAACAAACTGCGTTAATGCAAATCAATGCGGCTGTTACGAAAACGGAATATATCAAaat ATTGGCGAAACCATTATTTCAGACGACTGCAATGAAATTAGGACCTGCCTCGCCACCGGTGAAGTGAAGCACGAGGCGATGGCCTGCAAGAGCAACGAGGTCTGTCAGGATAGAAACGGCATCCATGGATGTTACCCGAGTCAGTGTGTTTTGGGAGTCGGAGGTGTCTTCACCTTCTACAGCGGTGGAATCGGCCAAATCACGGCTGCAGGAGCCTATGAGATCGTGAGAGTGTGCAATGGCATTCTGCAGTTCGAATGGTTCCGGGTGGTGGCGGATGTACAGATTTGTGCAACAGGTGGAACTCCCATAACAGCAGCAGTGTATGTTTTCTTTGATGACCTTGTCATTACTATCAACAGCAAACAGGAGATTTGG TTTAACGGCATGAAGATCAACAAACATCACTACACTCTCCGGGATGGTGTTCTTGTGAAGATTGAGAAGGATGTTGTCATCATTCAGAAGTTTGGGATCACAGTGTCTTACAGCATCAAACAAGAGCTGTCAGTGTCTGTGGGAAAATACCTGTCAAACAGAATATGTGGGGCCTGTGGAGAACTCACTGCGATCCCAAAAGGTGCCACTTTCCAGGCACAACTGGACACATACAGAGCTCCCGACTTCCCCCGCTg ctacTGA
- the si:ch73-347e22.8 gene encoding uncharacterized protein si:ch73-347e22.8, producing the protein MERRSCCPLLLLVIMASVALSLIGYKHIQTELLNEITSELKFSETVQRRTELDLTNLQLEFQNKNMEMDILQKDFNDHDVEIKKEVLVQQKMTEEVKACQDLLAKMNENIAGVEKEKADVEGNFAASKTTWNKDITDFKKQLEQPSQVCAYLKTGTDADGLCPKTIVQNTTQQENKKS; encoded by the exons ATGGAGAGGAGGTCCTGCTGCCCGCTGCTATTATTGGTAATAATGGCAAGTGTGGCTTTGAGCTTGATAGGATACAAGCACATTCAAACtgaattattaaatgaaataacatCTGAATTGAAGTTTTCGGAGACGGTTCAAAGGAGAACAGAATTAGATTTAACAAATTTACAGTTAGAATTTCAAAACAAGAACATGGAGATGGACATCCTACAGAAGGATTTTAATGACCATGATGTCgaaataaagaaagaggttTTGGTTCAGCAGAAAATGACAGAGGAAGTTAAAGCATGTCAGGATCTATTG GCCAAAATGAACGAGAATATTGCAGGTGTGGAGAAGGAGAAAGCTGATGTTGAAG GTAACTTTGCTGCTTCTAAGACAACGTGGAACAAAGATATTACAGACTTTAAAAAGCAACTCGAGCAGCCAAGTCAAGTGTGTGCTTATTTGAAAACGGGCACAGATGCAGA TGGACTATGCCCTAAAACCATAGTGCAAAACACAACGCAGCAAGAAAATAAGAAGTCTTAA
- the LOC130416129 gene encoding IgGFc-binding protein-like: protein MKEIFCIFAALLLCGLASGGPAGTEFALSFMQNSQLGTNSASTRLMLDISNPSKLFANVKVTALGKTFEQTIQPGQGATFQLPSGVEISGTKTTHQTIQVLSDQKILVSSFNYKLYSSDTSLIYPVEDWGTEYYLFTPMLGPLGSFKEFSIVNYDTQNSIEVQLSGKVVFKGSFYPRGSKLTFDLMPMESVQIQSQDDLTGSRIKSQQPVAVFAGHSCAWFYSTCSHVYEQLIPVSNWGKEFMVAPINCTLPQFRFDMVQIIASQTTTVNINSDSPKLPIKMIAGESLYINLYWPDSFHITADNGIQVLYLFNGGTRQNGDTIEPFLMNILPIDFFGTSYILYVQTDFTNQAVIIAQTKDLDGLTFDMLRLPQNPQWQQVGASEYSWAQITYTQGSGFHTVSGPNPFGLYSIGMGNKNGYGSAAPGTSAVSTATCTISGDPHYNTFDNKTYDFQGTCTYTAAQACHLEGTKLTPFAVVVQNALWDEIQSSPDVSMAKAVVVEVYNLTLVLRRNQLKQIMVNNILNNIPLSLLNGKVKVFQEGTHYAITTDFGLKVTYDMVYHVAITVPSDFGDKMCGLCGNYNEKPIDEYQLPDGKQTTDVITFGAAWKVPVAGVVCDDGCIGNLCPTCDPQKKIIYEKDCSIITDPKGPFAACHGVINPMSYFDDCVYDVCIGEGDRDMLCHSVGSYVIDCQDFGVAIQNWRTPQFCPLMCPANSHYQICAVICDTPCPGLTDINTCNKNTCAEGCACDTGFYFNGTGCMPLEQCGCYENGVSYEIGESEVQEGCHKRITCKPSGEVTHEFIKCNDYEICQNQNGVRGCYPAQCLIEAGGSITLFSGKSGGLTETGAYEIVKVCNDTLDTQWFRVVVEVLMCGETGFNGVAAAYVFYEGGIISVNRELSTWVNGMKVALPKELNNNISVQLSGDAVVIKMSALTVTYTSLAFVVTVNGQMDGVLCGACSQLNAEYVASSGMNIWRAPDFPISCV from the exons atgaaagaaatattttgtatttttgcgGCCCTCCTACTCTGTG GGCTTGCTTCAGGTGGACCAGCAGGGACGGAGTTTGCTCTGTCGTTCATGCAGAACAGCCAACTGGGCACTAACAGCGCCTCTACTCGTCTGATGCTGGACATTTCAAATCCTTCCAAATTATTCGCCAATGTGAAGGTAACTGCTCTGGGAAAAACCTTTGAGCAAACCATCCAACCGGGTCAGGGTGCCACCTTCCAGCTGCCTAGTGGTGTGGAGATCAGTGGAACCAAAACAACCCATCAGACGATTCAAGTGCTGTCTGACCAAAAAATCCTGGTGTCGTCCTTCAACTACAAGTTGTACTCCTCTGACACATCATTGATCTACCCTGTCGAGGACTGGGGTACAGAATATTACCTCTTCACCCCAATGTTGGGTCCTCTTGGTTCCTTTAAAGAGTTTTCGATCGTCAACTATGACACTCAAAATTCAATCGAGGTCCAGCTCAGTGGTAAGGTCGTGTTTAAAGGCTCTTTTTACCCAAGAGGAAGCAAACTCACATTCGACCTGATGCCCATGGAAAGCGTGCAGATCCAAAGTCAGGATGACCTCACAGGTTCAAGAATCAAATCCCAACAACCCGTCGCAGTTTTTGCAGGCCACAGTTGTGCTTGGTTTTATTCGACATGCTCGCATGTGTATGAACAGCTTATTCCTGTTAGCAACTGGGGAAAAGAGTTCATGGTGGCACCTATCAACTGTACATTGCCACAGTTTCGTTTCGACATGGTTCAAATAATAGCCTCGCAAACAACTACAGTAAACATCAACAGTGATAGCCCAAAGTTACCTATAAAAATGATAGCAGGGGAATCTTTATACATTAACTTATATTGGCCAGACTCCTTCCACATCACCGCCGATAACGGGATCCaggttttgtatttatttaatggaGGAACGAGACAGAACGGAGACACAATCGAGCCTTTCCTGATGAACATCCTGCCAATCGATTTCTTTGGCACGTCGTACATCTTATACGTTCAAACTGACTTTACAAACCAAGCCGTTATAATAGCACAAACCAAAGACCTGGATGGACTCACGTTCGATATGTTACGCCTGCCGCAAAATCCTCAGTGGCAGCAAGTTGGTGCCAGTGAATATTCATGGGCTCAGATAACGTATACTCAAGGTTCTGGATTCCATACGGTAAGCGGTCCTAACCCCTTTGGCCTTTACAGCATAGGAATGGGTAACAAAAACGGTTATGGCTCTGCAGCCCCTGGAACGTCAGCAG TGTCTACCGCCACCTGTACCATTTCTGGAGATCCTCACTACAACACTTTTGACAACAAAACCTACGACTTTCAAGGAACGTGCACGTACACGGCAGCTCAGGCGTGTCATCTAGAAGGAACAAAGCTCACTCCATTCGCGGTCGTGGTGCAGAATGCCTTGTGGGATGAAATTCAGAGCTCTCCGGATGTTTCCATGGCTAAAGCTGTGGTTGTTGAGGTTTATAACCTCACTTTGGTGCTTCGAAGAAACCAACTGAAACAGATAATG GTCAACAACATCTTGAACAACATTCCTTTAAGTTTGCTCAACGGAAAAGTCAAAGTCTTTCAAGAAGGCACACACTATGCCATCACGACAGACTTTGGCTTGAAGGTCACGTATGATATGGTTTACCACGTCGCGATCACGGTTCCCAGCGACTTTGGCGATAAAATGTGCGGCCTCTGCGGAAACTACAATGAAAAACCAATTGATGAGTACCAGCTGCCAGACGGCAAGCAAACCACAGATGTAATTACGTTCGGCGCTGCGTGGAAAGTGCCCGTTGCTGGTGTCGTATGTGACGATGGCTGCATTGGAAATTTGTGTCCGACTTGTGACCCACAGAAGAAGATTATCTATGAAAAAGACTGCAGTATCATCACTGATCCTAAAGGGCCTTTCGCAGCCTGCCACGGTGTGATAAACCCCATGTCATACTTTGACGATTGTGTGTATGATGTTTGCATCGGTGAGGGAGATCGGGACATGCTCTGCCACAGCGTTGGTTCCTATGTGATTGACTGCCAGGATTTTGGAGTCGCAATCCAAAACTGGAGAACACCTCAGTTCTGCC CTTTAATGTGCCCTGCTAACAGTCACTACCAGATATGTGCCGTGATCTGTGACACACCCTGCCCCGGGCTAACCGACATCAACACCTGCAATAAAAACACCTGCGCGGAAGGCTGCGCCTGCGACACTGGTTTCTATTTCAACGGAACAGGCTGCATGCCATTGGAACAATGCGGCtgttatgaaaacggcgtttcCTACGAG ATTGGAGAATCTGAAGTTCAAGAGGGCTGCCATAAACGCATAACTTGCAAACCCTCTGGTGAAGTGACACatgaatttattaaatgtaatgacTATGAAATCTGCCAGAATCAAAATGGCGTCCGCGGGTGTTACCCAGCGCAGTGTCTCATAGAAGCAGGAGGCTCTATAACTCTTTTTAGTGGAAAAAGTGGAGGCCTTACAGAAACTGGAGCATATGAGATAGTGAAAGTGTGTAATGATACTCTGGACACTCAATGGTTCCGTGTGGTAGTGGAGGTTCTGATGTGTGGTGAAACTGGATTCAATGGTGTGGCTGCTGCGTATGTCTTCTATGAGGGTGGCATCATTTCTGTGAACAGAGAACTTTCAACATGG GTCAATGGAATGAAAGTTGCTCTACCAAAGGAACTGAATAATAACATTTCAGTTCAGCTGTCTGGTGATGCTGTTGTGATTAAGATGTCTGCGCTCACAGTGACTTACACCTCACTGGCTTTCGTGGTAACAGTTAATGGGCAGATGGATGGCGTGTTGTGCGGTGCCTGTAGTCAGTTAAATGCTGAATATGTTGCTAGTAGTGGGATGAACATTTGGAGAGCCCCTGATTTCCCCATatcatgtgtttaa